In a genomic window of Roseiflexus castenholzii DSM 13941:
- a CDS encoding ABC transporter ATP-binding protein produces MKHSGLRFLLPYMAPYRRHLIVGTIYALISASASAFSPALLGRAIDDVLAGIRTDRLVWYAVGLIALATTLAVFRYLLRMLTGWIAVGVSYRMSQDLFDRVLLFDQATAQSYGVGDLLSRASNDFIYIWRFYSAGFQMSMHALFLLAIGTVLMALSSPLLAALVVALLFASLGVQVGLGRVLERAFDHVQQRMARLSAFAQEHLSAMRMLAAYAQERSVVAAFQQSNEAYVRSNLDFVLRSAAIAPLPSLVVRLAAAVVLGLGGALVVGGAISVGQYVQFIVYLGLLSAAAQQLSQAYERLQQGSAAAGRIGEVLRRRSRIVDAPDAIALMPSGDICFEGVGVRATGDSRWIVRGIDLRIAAGTTLGIVGATGAGKSTLLSLIGRVRDPDEGRITIGGVDIRRIRLETLRRSVVYVPQEPLLFSISVRDNIALGLTGVPDELVHRAAHAARLTNDLAQLPQGLATIVGERGATLSGGQKQRTAIARALVRDPSILLLDDTLSSVDAQTAAEILRELAAAREGRTVVMVSQRMAAVRDADQIIVLHEGGIVEQGDHQSLLALNGRYAAMYRRELRQAEESEESIA; encoded by the coding sequence ATGAAACACTCTGGACTCCGCTTTCTGCTCCCGTACATGGCGCCATATCGGCGACACCTGATCGTGGGAACCATCTATGCGCTGATCAGCGCATCCGCCAGCGCGTTCAGTCCGGCGCTGCTCGGACGCGCAATTGACGATGTGCTGGCTGGAATCCGCACGGATCGACTGGTATGGTATGCGGTTGGCCTCATTGCACTGGCAACGACGCTTGCGGTGTTCAGGTATCTGCTCCGTATGCTGACCGGATGGATTGCAGTAGGGGTCAGTTATCGCATGAGCCAGGACTTGTTCGATCGGGTGTTGTTGTTCGATCAGGCGACGGCGCAAAGTTATGGTGTGGGTGATCTGCTCTCACGCGCCTCGAACGATTTCATTTACATCTGGCGCTTCTACAGCGCAGGCTTTCAGATGTCGATGCATGCGCTGTTTCTGCTGGCGATTGGAACGGTGCTCATGGCGTTGAGCAGTCCGCTGCTGGCGGCGCTGGTCGTCGCATTGTTGTTTGCCAGTCTCGGTGTGCAGGTTGGGCTGGGGCGCGTGTTGGAACGCGCATTCGATCATGTGCAGCAGCGTATGGCGCGCCTCTCGGCATTTGCTCAAGAGCATCTGAGCGCCATGCGCATGCTGGCGGCGTATGCGCAGGAACGCTCCGTAGTTGCAGCGTTTCAGCAGAGCAATGAGGCGTATGTGCGCAGTAATCTTGATTTTGTGCTGCGTTCCGCAGCCATTGCTCCCCTCCCCAGTCTGGTGGTGCGTCTGGCGGCTGCGGTTGTGCTTGGTTTGGGTGGCGCACTGGTAGTTGGAGGAGCGATTTCGGTCGGCCAGTATGTGCAGTTCATCGTTTATCTGGGTTTGCTCAGCGCGGCAGCGCAACAACTCAGCCAGGCGTATGAGCGACTGCAACAGGGAAGCGCCGCTGCCGGACGAATCGGCGAAGTCTTGCGCCGTCGTTCGCGTATTGTTGATGCTCCTGACGCTATTGCGCTCATGCCGTCTGGCGATATTTGCTTCGAGGGGGTTGGCGTGCGCGCCACCGGCGACTCTCGCTGGATTGTGCGCGGCATCGATCTGCGGATAGCGGCAGGAACGACGCTTGGTATCGTTGGGGCGACAGGAGCGGGGAAAAGTACGCTGCTGAGTCTCATCGGGCGTGTGCGCGACCCCGATGAAGGGCGCATCACGATTGGCGGGGTCGATATCCGGCGCATCCGGTTGGAAACATTGCGTCGCTCTGTGGTGTATGTGCCGCAGGAGCCGTTGCTGTTCAGCATATCGGTGCGCGACAACATCGCTCTTGGCTTAACCGGCGTTCCCGATGAACTGGTGCATCGCGCCGCCCACGCTGCGCGCCTGACAAATGATCTGGCGCAGTTACCGCAAGGGCTGGCGACCATTGTTGGAGAGCGCGGCGCGACGCTCTCTGGCGGGCAGAAGCAGCGCACTGCTATTGCGCGTGCGCTGGTGCGCGATCCGTCGATCTTGCTGCTCGACGACACGCTTTCGAGCGTCGATGCGCAGACGGCAGCCGAGATTCTGCGCGAACTTGCCGCAGCGCGCGAAGGTCGCACCGTAGTGATGGTCAGTCAGCGGATGGCAGCAGTGCGCGATGCCGATCAGATCATCGTTCTGCACGAGGGAGGCATTGTGGAGCAGGGCGATCATCAGTCGCTGCTGGCGCTCAATGGACGCTATGCCGCGATGTATCGTCGTGAATTGCGGCAGGCGGAAGAGTCCGAGGAGTCGATCGCATGA
- a CDS encoding DUF5317 family protein produces MTLFVVYLACALVGAVIALWRAPSWPRYNLLLAIAAVPQIAHILGIHISEMFVLSVVAMILWCVCNYRIAGVPVVAGGAALNMLAMAWHGGAMPVRADILADLGYHFEAGVLLEGSKDIVVHGSPLWILSDWLPISTTLLTLIISPGDILIASGVLIWLLFSRTPNPDSERKHPMLAFRTPAAPSEQHLHLVPGHSARPALTRLALLAAADPALAERLLHDPFDAADAHPHYHVSLDARDRATLAAIRARARTVGEFLGELAAEVDGI; encoded by the coding sequence ATGACCCTGTTCGTTGTCTATCTGGCTTGTGCGCTCGTTGGAGCAGTGATTGCGCTCTGGCGAGCGCCATCCTGGCCGCGCTACAACCTGCTGCTGGCAATCGCCGCCGTGCCGCAGATCGCCCACATCCTCGGCATACACATCAGTGAGATGTTTGTTTTGTCGGTTGTAGCGATGATCCTGTGGTGCGTCTGCAACTATCGGATCGCTGGCGTCCCTGTGGTCGCTGGCGGTGCGGCGCTTAACATGCTGGCGATGGCGTGGCATGGCGGCGCAATGCCGGTACGAGCCGATATTCTGGCCGATCTGGGGTATCACTTCGAGGCCGGCGTCCTTCTGGAAGGGTCGAAGGACATTGTTGTTCACGGTTCGCCGCTCTGGATTCTCTCTGACTGGTTGCCAATCTCAACGACACTTCTGACGCTGATTATCAGTCCTGGAGACATTCTGATCGCCAGCGGCGTTCTGATCTGGCTGTTATTCAGCCGCACACCCAATCCCGATTCGGAAAGGAAGCATCCCATGCTTGCATTTCGCACGCCTGCTGCACCTTCAGAGCAGCACCTTCATCTGGTCCCGGGGCATAGCGCGCGACCAGCGTTGACTCGTCTGGCGCTGCTGGCAGCCGCCGATCCGGCACTTGCGGAGCGATTGCTCCACGATCCATTCGATGCCGCAGATGCCCATCCTCACTACCACGTGTCGCTCGATGCACGCGACCGCGCGACGCTGGCCGCCATCCGCGCGCGTGCGCGAACCGTCGGTGAATTCCTGGGAGAACTTGCCGCTGAAGTCGATGGAATATAG
- a CDS encoding sensor histidine kinase produces MNSGVTTQSLSPADILTILRQIVDSPTVESLAEILHDVIMRLFPDTRVDLFVLSESAEHLLMTCGNQDLPTPPARCGLSPFIAWLHQHGYQTALVPLMAANQLQGRMIVSQRAIGPTQRDLTIFDQIAPFVGLWFIAHRHLTTIKQHEEHLRTTQERLHQLEEMRLRATLAAGAAHDIGNLFASVLGHAQLLQQAAPSHLQDDLKTIEQAARDGHYLLRRLLTIRSATHSVEATTSPVLLPTLVHDALQLTRPFWGTRRSVKVNMALAPVPPVRGHPADLREVLINLILNGVSAMPEGGTLTVRTYSTGERAVVEISDTGAGIAPAQQNAIFQPFVTNRSTGSGLGLSISRTIVESYGGVISVASTPGRGATFTISLPLAHTADTAPEPTAVRFAAS; encoded by the coding sequence ATGAATAGCGGAGTCACAACCCAATCGCTATCGCCTGCTGACATTCTGACTATCCTGCGTCAGATTGTCGACTCGCCCACCGTGGAAAGCCTTGCCGAAATTCTTCACGACGTTATTATGCGTCTCTTCCCCGATACGCGCGTCGATCTCTTCGTCCTCAGCGAGTCGGCAGAGCACTTGCTGATGACGTGCGGCAACCAGGATTTGCCAACCCCGCCTGCCAGGTGCGGATTGTCGCCATTCATCGCCTGGTTGCACCAGCACGGCTATCAGACGGCTCTTGTACCCTTGATGGCCGCCAATCAACTCCAGGGACGGATGATCGTATCGCAACGCGCTATCGGACCTACACAACGCGATCTGACGATATTCGACCAGATCGCGCCGTTTGTGGGACTCTGGTTTATCGCCCACCGTCACCTGACAACTATCAAGCAACACGAGGAACACCTGCGCACGACACAGGAGCGATTGCACCAACTTGAAGAAATGCGGTTGCGCGCGACATTGGCGGCTGGTGCGGCACACGACATCGGCAATCTCTTCGCCTCGGTTTTGGGGCATGCGCAGTTGCTGCAACAAGCAGCGCCGTCTCATCTCCAGGACGATCTCAAAACCATCGAGCAGGCTGCCAGAGACGGACATTATCTCTTACGGCGTCTGCTCACCATTCGCAGCGCCACTCACTCGGTAGAGGCGACGACATCGCCGGTGCTGCTTCCCACCCTGGTTCATGACGCATTGCAGTTGACCCGGCCATTTTGGGGAACCCGTCGTTCTGTGAAGGTCAACATGGCACTGGCGCCGGTTCCGCCCGTGCGCGGGCATCCGGCGGATCTGCGCGAAGTTTTGATCAATCTTATCCTGAACGGCGTATCGGCCATGCCGGAAGGGGGCACGCTTACCGTGCGCACCTACAGCACCGGCGAACGCGCCGTCGTCGAGATCAGCGACACAGGCGCCGGCATCGCACCTGCGCAGCAAAACGCCATCTTCCAGCCGTTTGTGACGAATCGCAGCACAGGGAGCGGACTGGGGTTGAGTATCAGTCGGACCATCGTCGAAAGCTATGGCGGGGTCATTAGTGTTGCGAGCACGCCGGGACGCGGTGCAACGTTCACGATCAGCCTGCCCCTGGCGCACACCGCCGATACAGCGCCTGAGCCGACCGCAGTACGTTTTGCAGCATCGTAG
- a CDS encoding PspC domain-containing protein, protein MQSRLVRSRRDAVLAGVCGGLGDYFQIDPVIVRLIFVLVTLTSGIGFLLYPILWIIMPKAPPDTPSAFPGEGQQAGEQGAVFSRQAYQAQYSRQSGYAESSFADAASGPPQTGQTINLRMDPAMPPARAPRRRLNWAGIVLIGLGLIFLAEQFGIDTDIVFPLLMIVAGGMLIFRHR, encoded by the coding sequence ATGCAGTCTCGTCTGGTGCGAAGTCGTCGTGATGCGGTCCTTGCCGGCGTGTGCGGCGGCCTTGGCGACTATTTTCAGATCGATCCGGTGATTGTTCGCCTGATCTTTGTCCTGGTTACTCTGACCAGTGGCATCGGTTTTTTGCTCTATCCCATCCTGTGGATCATTATGCCGAAGGCGCCGCCTGATACACCGTCTGCTTTTCCAGGTGAAGGGCAACAGGCGGGCGAGCAGGGCGCGGTATTCAGCCGTCAGGCATACCAGGCTCAGTATTCCCGGCAATCCGGGTATGCCGAGTCGTCGTTCGCCGATGCGGCATCCGGTCCGCCACAGACGGGACAGACGATCAATTTGCGGATGGATCCGGCAATGCCGCCAGCGCGTGCGCCTCGTCGTCGTCTGAATTGGGCCGGTATCGTGCTGATCGGGCTAGGGCTGATCTTTCTGGCTGAGCAGTTCGGCATCGATACCGATATCGTCTTTCCTCTGCTGATGATCGTTGCCGGAGGGATGCTCATCTTTCGCCATCGCTAG